The Oecophyllibacter saccharovorans sequence GGGACCGGACGGCCAGTAGGGAGCCGGTTTGCGCATGGTCGATTCACGCTGGCGGGCACAGCCGCGCGTAATCAGCGAGCAGATCCCGTCATCACCGATATATTCATCATCATTGCCGGAATAATGCACTTCGGAAACACGGTCATGATCGAGCCGGATAATCATGCGGCAGGTTGAGCCGGGACCGCCGAAAAATGCCTGATAGATATTAATGATGGAGCCGACCGGGATCAGGGTTGAATCCTGCGGTGTAGGAATGGTGCGCGTAATGTCATACTGCCAGATCGCAGTGGTGCCGTTCAGCTGTTTCGTGCTGCCCGGAACCCCCGCACAGGCCTGCAGATCGTAGCTGGTGGTGCCGATCAGTGAATACTGCGCCTCATGAGCGGCCTGGGAATCAAAATAGCCGCAGCTGCCCAGAAAGAGCAGGGCCATGAGGGGAAGCGGGTGAAGGGATGAGAAACCTGAACGTATGCTCATGTGGCCTCTCTAGAAAAAAGCAGGGCGGAAATAAAGTGGCCCGCCCCTGCTGAAAGCCAGAAAAGCAAAATGGGTTCCAGCAGTGACGCAGATGGGATACAGGTGGAACATCCCTGAACCGCTCTGAGAGGAACAGTCCAGATGGCTGATATCACCCCTTCGGAAATCGAGCGTCTGCAGAAATCACTCCAGCGCCTGCTGGGCTCGAGCAAACTGACTGTCAACCCGCCCCTTCGGAAAGGAATGAGCGTGGAAATCGCCGTGGCGGGCGAAGTGATCGGAACCGTTTACCGTGACGAGGATGATGGAGAAGTTTCCTACGCCGTCAACATCACGGTCCTTGAAGAAGACCTGCCACCTGCCTGAAGGGCCAGATTCAACAGGAGCTCCGCTGACTTCCATGTCCCTGCACGGGCAAGAAATGCACTTCTCCCCTGAAGAGCTGGAGCGTTATTCAAGGCAGATCCTCCTACCGCAGGTCGGCGCTGCCGGCCAGGCGCGGTTGCGGAATGCCTCCGTGCTGGTGATTGGGGCGGGCGGGCTGGGCGCGCCCCTGCTTGGGCAACTGGCCGGTGCGGGCATCGGCCAGCTGGGCATTGTGGACCCTGATGAGGTCTCGCTCAGCAACCTGCACCGCCAGACGCTCTATAGTATGGACGATATCGGACGCCCGAAAGTCGCTGCTGCTGAGCAACGCC is a genomic window containing:
- a CDS encoding DUF3126 family protein, yielding MADITPSEIERLQKSLQRLLGSSKLTVNPPLRKGMSVEIAVAGEVIGTVYRDEDDGEVSYAVNITVLEEDLPPA